One genomic window of Limanda limanda chromosome 16, fLimLim1.1, whole genome shotgun sequence includes the following:
- the LOC133022103 gene encoding proteinase-activated receptor 1-like: protein MHNETNINGTGALNVTSTKGVEVSEEALLFLKGSVSTILIPSFYTLVCLLSLPINICAVVAFTLRIKPKKPAAIYMLNLACADLLFAVLLPFKISYHFGGNNWIFGSLMCRVVTAAFNWNMYCSVLLITCISVDRLLAVVYPLDSLPWRTPGNAIMACVAMWVLSFAGTVPLVVYDQTIPLSQLNITTCHDVVIEDERVLYYKICYIALCCAFFFLPLLITVVSYTCVIWALSRVPRGILGHSSRRTRAVLMAGTVLVIFVLCFTPTNCLLMAHYLQLNGGAEAIEESTGGSYVAYLVLMCLGSLNCLLDPLVYYFGSSQCQKQLASTLRCEKMLEGCSGLSFSGLSSR from the coding sequence ATGCATAATGAAACCAACATCAACGGAACGGGGGCGCTGAATGTAACCAGCACCAAGGGGGTGGAAGTCTCAGAAGAAGCGCTGTTGTTTCTCAAAGGGTCTGTGTCCACCATCCTCATCCCTTCCTTCTACACACTGGTCTGCCTCCTCAGCTTGCCGATCAACATCTGTGCAGTGGTGGCCTTCACTCTGAGGATCAAACCCAAGAAGCCGGCTGCCATCTACATGTTGAATCTGGCCTGTGCCGATCTGCTCTTTGCTGTGCTGCTCCCCTTCAAGATCTCCTACCACTTTGGAGGCAACAACTGGATATTCGGCTCGCTCATGTGCCGTGTGGTCACCGCAGCCTTCAACTGGAACATGTACTGCTCTGTTCTGCTCATAACTTGCATCAGTGTGGACCGTCTCCTTGCTGTAGTCTATCCTCTTGACTCTCTGCCTTGGAGGACACCAGGGAACGCAATCATGGCCTGCGTCGCCATGTGGGTATTATCCTTCGCTGGCACTGTGCCCCTTGTCGTCTACGACCAGACTATTCCCCTCAGTCAGCTGAACATCACCACCTGCCACGACGTCGTTATTGAGGACGAGAGAGTCTTGTACTACAAGATCTGCTACATCGCCCTGTGCTGTGCCTTcttcttcctgcctctgctcaTCACAGTGGTGTCCTACACTTGTGTGATCTGGGCACTGAGCAGAGTCCCACGCGGCATTCTAGGACATTCAAGCAGGAGAACAAGAGCAGTGTTGATGGCTGGAACAGTGTTGGTGATATTTGTGCTGTGTTTCACACCCACAAACTGTCTACTGATGGCCCACTATCTACAATTAAACGGAGGTGCTGAGGCGATCGAAGAGAGCACTGGTGGCTCTTATGTAGCCTATCTCGTGTTAATGTGTTTGGGAAGTCTAAACTGCCTCCTGGATCCCCTGGTCTACTACTTTGGCTCATCCCAGTGCCAGAAACAACTAGCCAGCACACTGAGGTGTGAGAAGATGTTGGAAGGCTGTAGTGGACTTTCCTTTTCTGGCCTCAGTAGTCGCTGA